A stretch of the Bradyrhizobium arachidis genome encodes the following:
- a CDS encoding ABC transporter ATP-binding protein — MLKGERLISGYGKTQVLRSLSFDLGAHEILGIIGINGMGKTTLLKTVMGLLPVEGGRIVLDGDAIEALPAYRRSRLGFGYAPQGGAGFPGLTVKENLLLAGMMPGSANAKPIAEILCLFPRLEKLLARPSGALSGGERQLLALARAMVRSPRLLLLDELTEGVQPSVTDEIAELLLSIQRSEKTAMIIADQDLSFLASLVGRALVVQKGQIVAERNPTDLLADSVFETD; from the coding sequence ATGCTGAAAGGTGAACGGTTGATCTCGGGCTACGGCAAGACGCAGGTACTGCGCAGCCTAAGCTTCGATCTCGGCGCTCATGAGATCTTGGGGATCATCGGCATCAACGGTATGGGCAAGACCACCTTGCTCAAGACTGTCATGGGACTGTTGCCGGTGGAAGGTGGCCGGATCGTGCTGGACGGTGATGCCATCGAAGCTCTGCCTGCCTATCGACGCAGTCGTCTCGGCTTCGGCTACGCGCCGCAAGGCGGAGCGGGTTTTCCGGGCCTCACCGTAAAGGAGAACTTGTTGCTTGCGGGCATGATGCCCGGATCCGCCAACGCAAAGCCGATTGCCGAGATATTGTGTCTCTTTCCGAGACTCGAAAAGCTTCTTGCGCGCCCCAGCGGGGCGTTGAGTGGAGGCGAGCGGCAGTTGCTGGCCCTGGCGCGCGCCATGGTTCGCTCTCCACGACTTCTTCTGCTTGATGAATTGACAGAGGGAGTTCAGCCTTCGGTGACCGACGAAATCGCCGAATTGCTGTTGTCGATTCAGCGGTCGGAAAAGACGGCCATGATCATTGCCGATCAGGATCTGAGCTTCTTGGCCTCGCTGGTCGGCCGAGCGCTGGTCGTCCAGAAGGGACAGATCGTGGCAGAGCGGAATCCAACTGATCTCCTCGCCGATAGTGTTTTCGAGACGGACTGA
- a CDS encoding ATP-binding cassette domain-containing protein — MSETPILATRGLVKRFGGLAAVDGVDLVITAGEIRCLIGPNGAGKSTLFKCLTHQHQPTSGQVLFEGRDLHGLATHRIARLGIAIKNQIPSIYANLDVRENIRLAGLRRGLAKRQLDRVVELTLDEIGFNESLASQPAATLSHAHRQWCELGMLLASSPRIALLDEPTAGMTREEMLKTVDIIKLLNASATVIVVEHDLEFIARLAQRVTVLHRGKVLVEDTMDKIEANEIVRDIYLGRKKEATHAER, encoded by the coding sequence ATGAGCGAGACCCCCATTCTTGCGACGCGCGGTCTCGTTAAGCGGTTCGGAGGTCTCGCCGCAGTTGATGGTGTCGACCTCGTCATTACCGCCGGCGAAATCCGCTGCCTCATAGGCCCGAACGGCGCCGGCAAGAGCACGCTCTTCAAATGCCTCACACATCAACACCAGCCGACCAGCGGCCAGGTTCTGTTCGAGGGCCGGGATCTGCATGGGCTGGCCACCCATCGCATTGCTCGGCTTGGGATCGCCATTAAGAACCAGATTCCCAGCATCTACGCCAATCTTGACGTGCGCGAGAATATCCGCCTAGCCGGCTTGCGGAGGGGACTGGCAAAGCGCCAGCTGGACAGGGTCGTCGAGCTGACTCTGGACGAGATCGGCTTCAACGAAAGTCTGGCCAGCCAGCCGGCAGCGACCCTCTCGCACGCGCATCGACAATGGTGCGAGCTCGGCATGCTGCTCGCGAGCAGCCCGCGCATTGCCCTACTTGACGAGCCCACCGCCGGCATGACGCGCGAGGAGATGTTGAAGACCGTTGATATCATCAAACTTCTCAACGCAAGCGCTACCGTGATCGTCGTCGAGCACGATTTGGAGTTCATCGCCCGCCTTGCGCAACGAGTTACTGTCCTACACAGGGGAAAGGTGCTGGTTGAGGACACCATGGACAAGATCGAGGCAAACGAGATTGTTCGCGACATTTATCTTGGCCGCAAGAAGGAGGCCACTCATGCTGAAAGGTGA
- a CDS encoding branched-chain amino acid ABC transporter permease: MKRKVKHAFFPVALVLLAVLGPFILEPFDLVNLSAFSAMAIAALGLAFVWGTLGILNLGHSVFFGLGAYAYAIAVFNLGDSTLAALIGIALPVAFSLVLGYFLFFSRLGDVYLGVITLCVTLIFYSFMTSTADPSFHIGPVPLGGFNGITAVPSLNMPGDPQAFLSTEATFSICLLALAGAYILLSFLRSSDAGRIMTAIRESELRSELLGYDIRFYKLVGFAVSAAIGGLGGALYTAVMGYVSPNVFDLPQASQFVLWVIAGGLGAFVGPVVASFGFQLLSSQLGANQVFNTELIFGATIILFVMLAPQGLQPMLLGLSSLKFPNRFGILRRKEESA; this comes from the coding sequence ATGAAGCGCAAAGTCAAACATGCCTTTTTCCCAGTCGCCCTTGTGCTCCTCGCGGTTCTCGGGCCATTCATTCTGGAGCCATTCGATCTGGTCAATCTATCGGCCTTTTCGGCAATGGCGATCGCGGCACTCGGTCTTGCCTTCGTCTGGGGAACACTCGGGATCCTGAACCTCGGGCATTCCGTGTTTTTCGGTCTCGGCGCCTATGCCTATGCAATCGCGGTCTTTAATCTCGGCGACAGCACACTTGCCGCGTTGATTGGGATCGCACTGCCGGTCGCATTTTCGCTTGTCCTCGGCTATTTCCTGTTCTTCAGCCGCCTAGGCGACGTCTATCTCGGCGTTATCACGCTGTGCGTGACGCTGATCTTCTATTCCTTCATGACGTCAACCGCCGATCCCTCGTTTCACATCGGTCCGGTGCCGCTTGGCGGCTTCAATGGGATCACGGCAGTCCCGTCACTTAATATGCCAGGCGACCCGCAGGCATTTCTGTCCACGGAAGCGACTTTCTCGATCTGCCTGCTGGCACTGGCCGGAGCTTACATTCTGCTCTCGTTCCTGCGCTCGAGCGATGCCGGTCGGATCATGACGGCGATCCGCGAAAGCGAGTTGCGGAGCGAGCTTCTTGGCTATGACATCCGCTTCTACAAGCTCGTCGGCTTTGCGGTAAGTGCTGCCATTGGCGGGCTTGGCGGGGCACTTTACACGGCGGTGATGGGCTACGTCAGTCCGAACGTCTTTGATCTTCCGCAAGCCTCGCAGTTCGTTCTGTGGGTGATCGCCGGCGGACTCGGGGCCTTTGTCGGACCCGTGGTGGCAAGCTTCGGCTTTCAGCTCCTGAGCAGCCAGCTCGGCGCAAACCAGGTTTTCAACACGGAGCTCATTTTCGGCGCGACGATCATCCTGTTCGTCATGCTCGCGCCGCAAGGCCTGCAGCCGATGCTTCTTGGCTTATCGAGCCTGAAGTTCCCGAACCGTTTCGGCATCTTGCGACGGAAGGAGGAATCGGCATGA
- a CDS encoding branched-chain amino acid ABC transporter permease: MDSFVMLCFAVVNSIALLALISLGLAVIFGMMRVINFAHGEFIMLGGYATVIANHAGVNLWLSMLVVAPMVVALIGAVAERLIVRRLYGHLVTTMLATWGLSLFLIGAVTAIFGNTTMGVSAPLGNIPIGAYSIGAYQLLLIGITALLVVGSLLALHWTKYGLIARAAMQNSEMSATLGINCDRVYAVTFIVGAAISGLAGALLAPISGVLPHMGAAYVARAFVTVISGGGALIAGLLSAATILGPVEAMLSYFATPVVGQASLLLLAVIILRLFPTGVSSLWTGGR, from the coding sequence ATGGACAGTTTCGTCATGTTGTGTTTCGCGGTGGTCAATTCCATTGCACTTCTCGCCCTGATCAGCTTGGGACTCGCGGTCATTTTCGGCATGATGCGCGTCATCAACTTTGCTCATGGCGAATTCATCATGCTCGGCGGATACGCCACCGTGATCGCCAATCATGCCGGCGTCAATCTTTGGCTCTCCATGTTGGTTGTCGCCCCGATGGTCGTCGCTCTGATCGGTGCAGTAGCGGAGCGACTGATCGTTCGCCGGCTGTACGGTCATCTGGTCACGACGATGTTGGCAACCTGGGGTCTTAGCCTGTTTTTGATCGGTGCGGTGACCGCCATCTTCGGCAACACGACGATGGGCGTGAGCGCACCGCTGGGCAATATTCCGATTGGCGCCTACTCCATCGGTGCTTACCAACTGCTCCTGATTGGAATCACCGCGCTGCTGGTCGTGGGTTCTCTACTTGCTTTGCACTGGACGAAATACGGACTGATCGCGCGGGCCGCGATGCAAAATTCCGAGATGTCAGCTACCCTCGGGATCAACTGTGATCGCGTGTATGCGGTCACTTTCATCGTCGGCGCAGCAATCAGTGGCTTGGCCGGAGCGCTGCTTGCGCCGATATCCGGTGTCCTTCCTCATATGGGGGCGGCCTATGTTGCCCGCGCCTTCGTCACGGTGATCAGCGGCGGTGGAGCCCTGATTGCGGGCCTTCTGTCGGCCGCAACGATACTCGGGCCGGTTGAGGCGATGCTTTCCTATTTCGCAACGCCGGTCGTCGGCCAGGCCTCGCTGCTGCTTTTGGCCGTGATCATCCTGCGCCTCTTTCCAACTGGCGTCTCCAGCTTGTGGACCGGAGGTCGATAG
- a CDS encoding ABC transporter substrate-binding protein, whose amino-acid sequence MKLSRRSFLGTSAALSAASIAGSFAGGAWAASDTIAIASLHDLSGPLDIYGVPSNLCMKVAVEEINGAGGLLGKKVELKVYDGQSDINKYPQYAQKAALNDRVVMVQGALSGAAREATRPVLRKYKIPFVYGSFYEGGLCEKNTFCVNTGGNQQVVPLLEWSFKNLGKKLYYIASDYNAPRNFGIWNHVMAKREGGQVLADDYYPLDVTDFTAAIAKIQAAKPDVVHSCLVGGPAMSFYRQWAAAGMLKRIPIISIVFAAGNEHEVLAPEETDGLIVAYNYFQELDTPKNKEFLAKVEAVAGKNHPYINGEVFGGYSGVMLWAEAVKRAGSFEREAVLAALESGIRWEGPAGVMTTDGPTHNTTQDVHIIKVENRVWSLIEKKEQIPPDTYGGKCNVFTNPNQTDFLMPQI is encoded by the coding sequence GTGAAACTATCCCGTCGCTCGTTTCTCGGCACTTCCGCAGCGCTCTCTGCTGCATCCATCGCCGGCTCTTTTGCCGGAGGCGCCTGGGCCGCATCCGACACCATCGCTATTGCATCCCTCCATGATTTGTCGGGACCTCTTGATATTTATGGCGTACCCTCGAATTTGTGCATGAAGGTCGCCGTTGAGGAGATCAACGGCGCAGGCGGCCTACTCGGCAAAAAGGTCGAGCTAAAGGTTTATGATGGCCAGTCCGACATCAACAAGTACCCGCAATACGCGCAGAAGGCGGCGCTGAACGATCGGGTCGTCATGGTACAAGGTGCGCTCAGCGGCGCCGCGCGCGAAGCCACGCGCCCCGTTCTGCGCAAGTACAAGATACCTTTCGTCTACGGCTCATTCTACGAAGGCGGACTTTGCGAGAAGAATACATTCTGCGTCAACACGGGCGGTAACCAGCAGGTCGTTCCTTTGCTCGAATGGTCGTTCAAGAATCTCGGAAAGAAGCTCTACTATATTGCGTCGGACTATAACGCCCCCCGCAATTTCGGGATCTGGAATCACGTGATGGCCAAGCGCGAAGGTGGCCAGGTGTTAGCCGATGATTACTATCCCCTCGATGTCACGGATTTCACCGCGGCTATTGCAAAGATACAGGCCGCTAAGCCGGACGTCGTGCATTCCTGCCTCGTTGGCGGCCCGGCCATGTCGTTCTATCGCCAATGGGCAGCGGCCGGGATGCTAAAGAGGATTCCGATTATCTCGATCGTGTTTGCCGCTGGCAACGAGCACGAGGTTCTTGCTCCGGAGGAAACGGACGGCCTGATCGTTGCGTACAACTACTTCCAAGAACTCGACACTCCGAAGAACAAGGAATTTCTGGCCAAGGTGGAAGCCGTTGCCGGCAAGAACCACCCCTATATCAATGGCGAGGTGTTCGGCGGCTATAGCGGTGTCATGCTCTGGGCCGAAGCGGTCAAGCGTGCCGGCAGCTTCGAACGGGAGGCGGTCCTGGCTGCCCTCGAAAGCGGCATCCGCTGGGAAGGTCCGGCCGGGGTCATGACCACGGATGGCCCCACCCATAACACGACCCAAGACGTTCACATCATCAAGGTCGAGAACCGCGTCTGGAGCCTGATTGAGAAGAAGGAGCAGATTCCGCCGGATACGTATGGTGGCAAATGCAACGTCTTCACCAATCCCAACCAGACGGATTTTCTGATGCCGCAGATCTAG
- a CDS encoding ABC transporter substrate-binding protein — protein MNLSRRTLLRSSAAVSAASVFGSLAGSASPASDTVTIASLYDLSGPFDVYGAPSNMCTEFAVKELNAAGGLLGKQVVLKAYDCQSDINKGPQYAQQAALRDRAVMAVGALTGAAREATRPVLRKYKVPYFYGSIYEGGACEPNIFCCSTEGNQQVVPLLEWSFKTLGKRLYYIASDYNAPRTFGAWNHVMAKREDGEVLADDYYPLDVTDFTAAIAKIQAAKPDFIHSCLVGGPSMSFYRQWAAAGMLKKIPIVSIIFGGGQEHEILAPEETNGIYAAYNYFQELDTPRNRAFLARFAQAMGQNHAYINGEAIGGYNTVMLWAEAVKRANSFDRDAVMKAWETGITWEGPGGKMVTDGPTHHTTQDVRIIRVENRVWSLVATKEQIQPDSYGGRCDVFAHPNQTEFLMPQM, from the coding sequence ATGAATTTGTCACGTCGCACATTGCTCCGTTCTTCCGCCGCGGTATCAGCCGCCTCCGTTTTTGGTTCACTGGCCGGCTCCGCCTCTCCGGCCTCGGACACCGTAACCATTGCCTCACTGTACGATCTCTCCGGACCGTTCGATGTCTATGGCGCACCGTCCAACATGTGCACGGAATTCGCGGTCAAGGAGTTAAACGCGGCGGGCGGGCTACTCGGCAAGCAAGTCGTCCTGAAGGCCTACGACTGCCAGTCGGACATCAACAAAGGTCCGCAATACGCGCAGCAGGCGGCGTTGCGCGACCGAGCCGTGATGGCGGTGGGCGCCTTGACTGGAGCTGCCCGAGAGGCGACGCGACCGGTTCTGCGCAAATACAAGGTGCCGTATTTCTATGGTTCGATCTATGAAGGTGGCGCCTGCGAACCGAACATATTTTGCTGCAGCACCGAAGGAAACCAGCAGGTCGTTCCGCTGCTCGAGTGGTCGTTCAAAACTCTTGGTAAGAGGCTCTATTACATCGCCTCCGATTACAACGCGCCGCGCACATTCGGAGCCTGGAATCACGTGATGGCAAAGCGCGAAGACGGCGAGGTGCTTGCGGACGACTATTATCCCCTCGATGTTACGGATTTCACTGCGGCAATCGCCAAGATCCAGGCGGCAAAGCCGGATTTCATCCATTCCTGCCTGGTTGGTGGTCCGTCAATGTCCTTCTACCGTCAATGGGCCGCAGCGGGAATGCTGAAGAAGATTCCCATCGTCTCGATCATTTTCGGTGGTGGGCAAGAGCACGAGATTTTGGCACCTGAAGAGACGAACGGCATCTACGCGGCCTACAACTATTTCCAGGAGCTCGATACGCCACGAAACAGAGCCTTTCTGGCGCGTTTTGCTCAAGCGATGGGTCAAAACCACGCCTACATCAATGGCGAGGCGATCGGTGGATACAATACAGTTATGTTGTGGGCCGAGGCCGTCAAGCGCGCGAACAGTTTCGATCGCGACGCAGTGATGAAGGCTTGGGAAACCGGGATCACTTGGGAAGGGCCCGGCGGGAAAATGGTCACCGACGGGCCTACGCACCACACTACCCAAGACGTACGCATCATCAGGGTCGAAAACCGAGTCTGGAGCCTGGTTGCAACCAAAGAACAGATCCAGCCGGACAGCTATGGCGGCAGGTGCGACGTCTTTGCCCACCCAAATCAGACGGAATTCTTGATGCCACAGATGTAG
- a CDS encoding phosphodiesterase, with translation MKIIQITDLHLVPAGNRLFDNDPGERLNACLADIARQHADAELCVITGDLAHHGEKSAYVRLREALKVLPMPVRLLMGNHDDRANFRSVFPEAPLDDFGFVQSALDTAAGRFLFLDTKQTDSHAGLYCEQRQAWLRTRLGESQGSPVYLFMHHPPLPVHFRPADDIMLDDAARFGRLLDGHSIRHLFFGHVHRPIAGSWQNIPFSSLRGLNHQLWLDFSHERGIPCSMEPPAYAIAFLNSDAVVIHTHDFLDTSAKYLYEPDLPVERQVVPMARRR, from the coding sequence ATGAAAATCATTCAAATCACCGACCTTCACCTGGTCCCAGCTGGCAATCGTCTCTTCGACAACGACCCGGGTGAGCGCCTGAACGCCTGCCTGGCCGATATCGCCAGGCAGCACGCAGATGCGGAGCTCTGCGTCATCACCGGTGATCTCGCTCATCACGGCGAGAAAAGCGCCTACGTTCGCCTGCGCGAGGCGCTAAAGGTCCTGCCTATGCCGGTGCGGCTCTTGATGGGCAATCATGACGATCGGGCCAATTTCCGAAGCGTGTTTCCCGAGGCTCCTCTTGACGATTTCGGCTTCGTTCAATCCGCGCTCGATACGGCGGCCGGACGCTTTCTCTTCCTCGATACAAAGCAAACCGACAGCCACGCCGGCCTTTACTGTGAGCAGCGCCAGGCATGGTTGCGCACGCGTCTGGGAGAGTCACAAGGCAGCCCTGTCTATCTCTTCATGCACCACCCGCCGCTTCCGGTTCACTTCCGACCGGCTGACGACATCATGCTGGACGATGCTGCAAGATTTGGACGGCTCCTCGACGGACACTCCATCCGCCATCTGTTCTTCGGGCATGTGCATCGCCCAATCGCCGGAAGCTGGCAAAACATTCCCTTTTCCTCCTTGCGGGGGCTCAATCATCAATTGTGGCTCGATTTCAGTCACGAGCGAGGGATTCCCTGCAGCATGGAGCCGCCAGCCTATGCGATCGCGTTCCTGAACTCGGACGCGGTGGTGATCCACACCCACGACTTTCTCGATACAAGCGCAAAGTACCTGTACGAGCCCGACCTGCCCGTCGAGCGTCAAGTCGTTCCAATGGCGCGACGAAGATAG
- a CDS encoding cobalamin-independent methionine synthase II family protein, with protein sequence MKISTDRILTTHVGSLPRPSALEEMLLAKEKSELDADRNPLLATSVSSAVLDIVKKQSLIGLAVVDDGEMSKYAYSTYARERMTGLTGVDQPLALSELAEFSNFAKRVDLDIKTPACVGPIAYQGEAAVATDIANLKAALNMVSVEEAFMNASSPGIMAHYMPNKYYPSQEAYLYALADAMKKEYDAIAASGILLQIDCPDLALGRHFRAKPMDVAEFRKEIALHVEVLNHALRDIPADRMRLHLCWGNYESPHHHDIDLHEIFDIIIKARPMALLLEAANPRHSHEWSLFKQTRLPDDKIIVPGVIDTCTNYIEHPEVVAQRIEQYANLVGRERVIAGTDCGFASFATFHTVDPDIAWRKLESLVQGAEIATRRLWNANARPSVEAVAS encoded by the coding sequence ATGAAAATAAGCACCGACCGTATCCTCACGACCCACGTCGGCAGTCTGCCGCGGCCCTCTGCATTGGAGGAGATGCTCCTAGCAAAAGAGAAGAGCGAACTGGACGCTGACCGCAATCCGTTGCTGGCGACCAGCGTCAGTTCAGCGGTCCTCGACATCGTAAAAAAGCAATCGCTTATTGGGCTTGCGGTTGTCGATGATGGCGAGATGAGCAAATACGCCTATTCGACCTATGCGCGCGAGCGCATGACAGGTCTGACGGGCGTTGATCAGCCGCTTGCGTTGTCCGAGCTGGCGGAGTTTTCGAATTTCGCAAAGCGGGTCGATCTAGATATCAAGACGCCTGCGTGCGTGGGACCTATCGCGTACCAGGGAGAGGCGGCGGTGGCGACGGATATCGCCAACCTCAAAGCGGCACTCAATATGGTTTCTGTTGAGGAGGCATTCATGAACGCCTCGTCGCCGGGGATTATGGCCCACTACATGCCGAACAAATATTATCCCTCGCAGGAGGCCTATCTCTATGCCTTGGCTGACGCGATGAAGAAGGAATATGACGCCATCGCTGCATCGGGCATCCTTCTGCAGATCGACTGCCCTGATCTGGCGCTTGGACGCCATTTCCGGGCGAAGCCGATGGATGTCGCGGAGTTTCGCAAGGAAATTGCCCTTCACGTCGAGGTCCTTAATCATGCCCTGCGCGACATTCCCGCCGATCGGATGCGACTGCATCTATGTTGGGGCAATTACGAATCGCCCCATCATCACGATATCGATCTCCACGAGATCTTCGATATCATCATCAAGGCGCGGCCGATGGCACTTCTGCTGGAGGCGGCAAATCCACGTCACTCGCACGAATGGAGTCTGTTCAAACAGACGCGGCTCCCCGACGACAAGATTATCGTGCCGGGTGTCATCGACACCTGCACGAACTACATTGAACATCCCGAGGTCGTCGCCCAGCGCATCGAACAATACGCCAATTTGGTCGGACGGGAGCGAGTGATCGCTGGCACCGACTGTGGCTTTGCCAGTTTTGCAACGTTCCACACTGTCGATCCGGACATCGCCTGGCGCAAGCTCGAGTCGCTTGTGCAGGGCGCCGAGATTGCGACTCGCCGGCTCTGGAACGCGAACGCCAGGCCCTCCGTTGAAGCCGTTGCTTCCTGA